A stretch of Paenibacillus sp. URB8-2 DNA encodes these proteins:
- a CDS encoding polysaccharide deacetylase has product MVRKKRGFSRRKAVRLVLAAAVLAAALICREAGNSPFWKSSVTLHAADGGGAAEGREASSAGLLSGAAVSGAPNGQANAGLPIHGSAQAAPAVRLSPASHSQRGSFSQTSGTSNSAAKTAAATVKKSALPKTVYLTFDDGPSAVTPKVLEILRREQVKATFFVLGNGAERHPEWINAIWEQGSSIGNHSYDHNYKDLYSSFTRFWGQIKKTEEIIRLITGVRPQLVRAPGGTFDHFDDTYFHLMKQAGYRVTDWTVDSGDSKRRGVPASEILKNSISNTKASKVVLLLHDGAGHEESAKALPEIIKRYKAAGYIFKTPDVREEPVQFKTHPGKSAAGRVKPAEAWIDANITPNIALFSSGTKLVVEAGMLQTTLQPGEYRIENGRYIVPLRSVVERLGGRVSWAAGTHSGQAELNGRKITADTVGGGLALAGEGRGQGAVSSGVTLRGDSIWLPLRDLLEVTGHHLLGVTSEPEERRVKAS; this is encoded by the coding sequence ATGGTTCGGAAAAAGCGCGGATTCAGCCGCCGTAAGGCTGTCCGGCTCGTGCTTGCCGCCGCGGTCCTCGCGGCTGCCCTGATATGCCGTGAAGCAGGAAACTCCCCATTCTGGAAATCATCCGTGACGCTTCATGCCGCGGATGGCGGGGGAGCTGCCGAAGGAAGGGAAGCCTCATCGGCAGGCTTATTGTCCGGTGCGGCAGTCTCCGGCGCGCCGAACGGACAGGCAAACGCAGGCTTGCCGATCCACGGCAGCGCTCAAGCGGCACCGGCTGTCCGTCTGTCGCCGGCCTCTCATTCACAGCGGGGATCATTCTCTCAAACCTCCGGAACTTCCAACAGTGCGGCTAAAACCGCTGCGGCTACGGTTAAGAAGAGCGCCCTGCCCAAAACCGTCTATCTCACTTTTGACGACGGACCCAGCGCCGTTACCCCCAAGGTGCTAGAGATTTTGCGGCGGGAACAGGTGAAAGCGACATTTTTCGTGCTGGGAAACGGGGCGGAAAGGCATCCCGAATGGATTAACGCGATCTGGGAGCAGGGAAGCTCCATAGGCAACCATTCCTACGATCATAACTATAAAGATTTATACAGCAGCTTTACGCGTTTCTGGGGCCAAATTAAAAAAACGGAGGAAATCATCCGCCTCATTACCGGGGTCCGGCCTCAGCTTGTGCGCGCTCCCGGCGGAACGTTCGATCATTTTGATGATACCTACTTCCATCTGATGAAGCAAGCGGGCTATCGGGTGACGGACTGGACGGTGGACAGCGGCGATTCGAAGCGGCGGGGAGTGCCGGCCTCGGAGATTCTGAAGAACTCTATTTCGAACACCAAGGCTTCCAAGGTCGTTCTGCTGCTTCATGACGGAGCGGGACATGAGGAAAGCGCAAAGGCTCTGCCGGAAATCATTAAGCGGTATAAAGCGGCGGGGTATATCTTCAAAACACCGGACGTCAGGGAGGAACCGGTACAGTTCAAGACGCATCCGGGCAAGAGCGCCGCGGGAAGAGTCAAGCCGGCCGAAGCATGGATCGACGCCAATATAACTCCCAATATAGCCTTGTTCTCATCCGGAACAAAACTGGTAGTAGAAGCCGGCATGCTGCAAACTACGCTTCAACCCGGGGAATACCGTATTGAGAACGGGCGGTATATCGTCCCGCTTCGGTCCGTAGTCGAGCGGCTTGGCGGCCGGGTAAGCTGGGCTGCCGGTACGCACAGCGGTCAAGCCGAACTGAACGGGCGGAAAATAACGGCGGATACGGTCGGCGGCGGGCTTGCCTTGGCCGGCGAAGGCCGGGGGCAGGGAGCGGTATCTTCGGGGGTCACTCTTAGGGGCGACTCCATCTGGCTGCCGCTCCGTGATTTACTGGAGGTCACGGGACACCATCTGCTAGGAGTGACAAGCGAACCGGAAGAACGGAGGGTAAAGGCATCCTGA
- a CDS encoding MFS transporter — translation MNKRTSGREGISGGYYRLFAAGIINGIGDRFSQVAMLSLILQLTGSGMAVGLSLGIRLLPCLVLAPLGGYLGGKLPRKAVMMATDIARIPFALSLLWVTSEDRLWLLYVGSFMLAAGEAIYAPVRKSSIPLLAERGALMRINGMEQLMIGCVLILGALSGGFVSHWFGPETAFVLNACSFLAAAAIISGISFPRSAPEDREEEKVRSDEQDPSRSSRRKGLASLLAGSLVLQVVLGYELLVSLVNGLDNVLISVYAIRVFHAGDIGVGAFYASLGAGLTLSFWAGRWIKRNFLAAALVGLLLEGLLLMGISVVGGFAAACGLYVLLSLASGIGSASLDTLLMRETPAKWQPFLFGLLTAVSGTLLGLSMLLAGSLLTRVEPRSLGFAGGACFAVIAIVLSAYVWIKDKRGGAVNVPSRTP, via the coding sequence ATGAATAAAAGAACGTCCGGCCGTGAGGGCATAAGCGGCGGCTATTACAGACTGTTTGCCGCCGGCATCATCAACGGAATCGGCGACCGCTTCAGCCAGGTCGCCATGCTGTCGCTGATTCTTCAGCTGACCGGATCGGGTATGGCCGTAGGGCTGTCGCTTGGCATCCGGCTGCTTCCTTGCCTTGTGCTCGCCCCCCTCGGGGGTTATCTGGGCGGAAAGTTGCCGCGCAAGGCGGTCATGATGGCGACCGATATCGCCCGCATCCCTTTCGCGCTGTCTTTACTGTGGGTGACGAGCGAGGACCGTCTGTGGCTGCTCTATGTCGGCAGCTTCATGCTGGCCGCGGGCGAGGCGATTTACGCTCCTGTCCGCAAATCTTCCATACCGCTGCTCGCGGAGCGGGGCGCACTCATGCGGATTAACGGAATGGAACAGCTGATGATCGGCTGTGTGCTGATTCTCGGCGCGCTCTCGGGGGGATTCGTCTCCCACTGGTTCGGACCGGAGACGGCGTTCGTACTGAATGCATGCTCGTTCCTGGCTGCGGCGGCGATCATTTCCGGCATTTCTTTTCCGCGGAGCGCGCCTGAAGACAGGGAAGAGGAGAAAGTGCGGAGCGATGAACAAGATCCAAGTCGTTCATCCCGCCGAAAAGGTCTGGCCTCGCTGCTGGCAGGAAGCCTTGTTTTGCAGGTGGTATTGGGCTATGAGCTGCTCGTTTCGCTGGTGAACGGGCTGGACAACGTGCTGATCAGCGTCTATGCGATCCGGGTATTTCATGCCGGGGATATCGGTGTAGGGGCTTTTTACGCGTCGCTCGGCGCCGGACTTACTCTCAGCTTCTGGGCGGGACGATGGATCAAGCGAAACTTTTTGGCTGCCGCGCTGGTAGGGCTGCTGCTGGAGGGGCTGCTGCTGATGGGGATCAGCGTGGTGGGCGGCTTTGCGGCTGCCTGTGGATTGTATGTGCTGCTGTCCCTGGCCTCGGGGATCGGAAGCGCCTCCCTGGATACGCTGCTGATGCGGGAGACGCCTGCCAAGTGGCAGCCTTTTCTGTTCGGGCTGTTGACGGCAGTGAGCGGCACGCTGCTCGGCTTGTCCATGCTGCTTGCCGGTTCGCTGCTCACCAGGGTGGAGCCCCGTTCGCTTGGCTTTGCGGGGGGCGCTTGTTTTGCCGTAATTGCCATTGTGCTGAGTGCATACGTATGGATCAAAGACAAAAGGGGAGGGGCGGTCAACGTTCCTTCGAGGACTCCTTGA
- a CDS encoding DedA family protein, producing the protein MEMLKWIQELFAQYGYSVLFFGLLLEFIALPFPGETTMAFAGYLSYTGRLDFMLLIIVAFFGTTVGMTVTYFIGLKAGLPFIQRYGRWFLLSPAKLERTQRWFERYGSFLITVGYFIPGVRHFTGYFSGIIALPYRKFALYAYGGALFWVILFLGIGRMFGPQWTAVFHLFETYALWIVLAAVLVAALILVYRFRSSRRPKALRALRVKESSKER; encoded by the coding sequence ATGGAAATGCTGAAATGGATACAGGAATTATTCGCGCAGTATGGATACAGCGTGCTGTTCTTCGGGCTGCTGCTGGAGTTTATCGCTTTGCCCTTTCCCGGGGAGACGACGATGGCCTTTGCCGGCTATCTGTCCTATACGGGACGGCTCGACTTTATGCTGCTGATTATCGTCGCCTTCTTCGGAACGACCGTGGGGATGACCGTTACCTATTTCATCGGCCTCAAAGCCGGACTGCCGTTTATCCAGCGGTACGGCCGGTGGTTTCTATTATCGCCCGCCAAGCTTGAAAGAACGCAGCGCTGGTTCGAGCGATACGGCAGCTTTTTGATTACGGTCGGTTATTTCATCCCTGGCGTGCGCCACTTTACTGGTTATTTCTCCGGAATTATTGCTTTACCCTACCGCAAGTTCGCCCTGTATGCTTATGGCGGCGCCCTGTTCTGGGTCATTCTGTTTCTGGGGATCGGCCGGATGTTCGGACCCCAGTGGACGGCCGTATTCCATCTGTTCGAGACTTACGCTTTGTGGATCGTGCTCGCCGCTGTCCTTGTGGCCGCGCTGATTCTCGTCTACCGTTTCCGTTCCAGCCGCAGACCTAAAGCCCTTCGCGCATTGAGGGTCAAGGAGTCCTCGAAGGAACGTTGA
- a CDS encoding helix-turn-helix transcriptional regulator, which yields MKIDRLLSIVIVLLGRRLVQAKELADIFEVSVRTIYRDIETLSQAGIPVVTYQGGGGGIGLIEGYRLDRNVLTDGELAQIFSALRSLSSYTSDHERLMEKISSVVPPSRSQQFRSIASRQIVDLSPWGHHGALQQKLALIKEALEESVTVSFAYVSAEGTATVRSVEPYTLVMKGQSWYLYGYCRLRGEFRLFKLPRMKDLVKETTAYTRLDLPSGELPWNDYPGDQATVSVVIVHFSAGDKHIAEERFDCSELQADGCGGYTVALRYPVDEWLYGFLLSFGPAAEVLEPAHVRRRLWEMAAAVACKYSPST from the coding sequence ATGAAGATAGATCGTCTGCTGTCCATCGTTATCGTGCTGCTGGGCCGCCGGCTCGTTCAGGCGAAGGAGCTTGCCGACATCTTCGAAGTGTCGGTGCGAACGATTTACCGTGATATCGAAACGCTGAGCCAGGCCGGGATTCCTGTCGTTACCTACCAGGGCGGAGGCGGCGGAATCGGGCTGATCGAAGGCTACCGTCTCGACCGGAATGTGCTTACCGACGGCGAGCTGGCGCAAATTTTTTCCGCCCTGCGAAGCCTCTCTTCGTATACAAGCGATCATGAACGGCTGATGGAGAAGATCAGCAGTGTCGTCCCGCCGTCGCGCTCGCAGCAATTCCGCAGTATAGCGTCACGGCAAATCGTCGACCTTTCTCCGTGGGGCCATCATGGAGCGCTTCAGCAGAAGCTTGCCCTGATCAAGGAGGCGCTGGAGGAGAGCGTAACCGTCTCTTTTGCCTATGTCAGCGCCGAGGGAACGGCAACGGTCCGGTCCGTGGAGCCTTACACCCTTGTCATGAAAGGCCAGTCCTGGTATTTATACGGCTACTGCAGGCTTCGCGGAGAATTCAGGCTGTTCAAGCTTCCGCGGATGAAGGACCTGGTCAAGGAGACCACGGCTTATACAAGGCTGGATCTGCCCTCCGGTGAACTGCCGTGGAATGACTATCCTGGAGATCAAGCAACCGTTTCCGTAGTGATTGTGCATTTCTCCGCCGGGGACAAGCATATCGCGGAGGAGCGCTTCGACTGCTCCGAGCTTCAGGCGGACGGCTGCGGCGGCTATACGGTCGCCCTGCGCTATCCGGTAGACGAATGGCTGTACGGGTTTCTGCTAAGTTTCGGGCCTGCGGCCGAGGTGCTGGAACCGGCGCATGTAAGGAGGCGGCTTTGGGAGATGGCGGCGGCCGTTGCCTGCAAATACAGCCCGTCAACTTGA
- a CDS encoding DUF58 domain-containing protein — protein sequence MKPIRRPDLPAVSPNASLPGQWARALAAAGIVAGLYGSLGGSALLFLLIFIGLVMLGGLLLQVLGPRKIELVRTLSPVQPTAGNGVLVTVNLSFRCRLPIPWLMIEERWTCGNHRLLLFPGFRREFQYTYRLERLSRGRQQLRYCRVSWGDLPGWFTGTSAPEVSQAFKVLPSPLYLGKRPSEEGAGKVLTQVPSRRRTGPEEVSDIRNYQPGDPMNRVHWKNTARSGFLQSRVPEREKGRMLCVVLDNCPSSYEIPWESLPPRGHSSYGEPAFERAVSAALGLLLTAERAGSYAQLFTGGWPEGMARYEGLGVIPGRVLDTLAEIAPDGTRTLARLLEDASRQWIPGMNVAVITGCPDREAALTISRLLAQGIKVDLYYVWDREAPGKRNPTPGPAAGHRRPSAEAGALVPHSAPVLSDKITVVYEAGQGGFSASADVVSNLSGKESVGSGTAPTICGSLGRLGAGLYCLEHVPPAGERGEGRADGEVRKPSAR from the coding sequence ATGAAACCCATTCGCCGGCCCGATCTCCCAGCCGTTTCTCCGAATGCGAGTCTGCCCGGTCAATGGGCGCGTGCGCTGGCTGCTGCGGGCATCGTCGCCGGACTGTACGGATCGCTCGGCGGTTCCGCTCTGTTGTTTCTTCTTATATTCATCGGGCTGGTTATGCTCGGCGGACTGCTGCTGCAGGTGCTCGGTCCGAGAAAGATCGAACTGGTCCGCACGCTCTCTCCGGTGCAGCCCACGGCGGGGAATGGCGTGCTGGTAACGGTCAACCTCAGCTTTCGCTGCCGTCTGCCCATTCCCTGGTTGATGATTGAAGAGCGCTGGACCTGCGGGAATCACCGTCTGCTGCTGTTCCCCGGATTCCGGCGCGAGTTTCAGTATACTTATCGCCTGGAGCGGCTGTCGAGAGGCCGGCAGCAGCTGCGTTACTGCCGAGTCAGCTGGGGCGATCTGCCGGGCTGGTTTACCGGGACAAGCGCCCCTGAGGTCAGTCAGGCGTTCAAAGTGCTGCCGTCACCGCTATATCTCGGGAAGAGACCGTCCGAAGAGGGTGCCGGAAAGGTGCTGACCCAAGTCCCGAGCCGCAGACGGACAGGACCGGAAGAAGTATCCGATATCAGAAATTACCAGCCGGGTGATCCGATGAACCGGGTGCATTGGAAAAATACGGCCCGGAGCGGCTTCCTCCAAAGCCGCGTTCCCGAAAGGGAGAAAGGACGCATGCTCTGCGTCGTGCTGGACAACTGCCCGAGCTCCTATGAAATTCCGTGGGAATCGCTCCCTCCAAGGGGCCATTCTTCGTATGGGGAGCCGGCCTTCGAACGGGCCGTCTCGGCGGCCTTGGGTCTGCTGCTTACTGCGGAACGCGCGGGCTCCTACGCTCAATTGTTCACCGGCGGCTGGCCGGAAGGAATGGCGAGATATGAAGGGCTGGGCGTAATCCCGGGCAGGGTGCTGGATACGCTGGCGGAGATAGCGCCGGACGGAACGCGCACGCTGGCAAGGCTGCTTGAAGATGCTTCCCGGCAATGGATTCCGGGCATGAACGTTGCGGTGATCACCGGCTGCCCGGACCGGGAAGCCGCCCTGACGATCTCCCGGCTGCTCGCTCAAGGAATCAAGGTGGATTTGTATTATGTATGGGACAGGGAGGCGCCGGGTAAAAGGAATCCGACTCCCGGACCCGCCGCCGGACATCGGCGCCCATCCGCTGAAGCAGGAGCGCTCGTTCCGCATTCCGCCCCGGTCCTGAGCGATAAGATAACCGTTGTATATGAAGCTGGGCAAGGCGGGTTTTCCGCATCGGCGGATGTTGTATCAAACTTGAGCGGAAAGGAATCGGTCGGCTCCGGGACCGCCCCGACGATCTGCGGCAGCCTGGGCCGTCTGGGTGCGGGCCTATACTGCCTGGAGCATGTCCCGCCGGCAGGCGAACGCGGGGAGGGGAGAGCGGATGGAGAAGTCCGCAAGCCGTCGGCACGTTAA